DNA from Stutzerimonas decontaminans:
GGCGTCGGGCTATTCGGCAGCTTCGCCGCCTATATCGGTTCGCTGTTCGTCGCCGACCGGCACGAGGAAGACAACCGCGAGCAACTGGCCGACCGGGAAACGCTGCAGCGGCTGCTGCTGCAAGTGGAGTGCCTGACCGAGGAAGTGCGCAGCCTGAAGCTGCAGCTGAGTGACAATCGCCGTGAAGATGGCGATAGGGTGGAGCGAGAGGGTTGAGCTGAAAGCCCCTGCACCTTGAAGGCGCAAGGGCTGCCGAGGCGCAATCAGTTGGCGAAGTAGGCCTGAGCGCGAGCCACTTCAGCCGGCGTCGGCTTGTACACGGTCCACTGGTCACCGGCGTTCTTCTTGTAGCGAACCTCGTTTTTCTCTACGTCGAACTCGTAGAACGGGTAGACCTCACGCAGGTTGTAGAACGCCGCCGGGGCGAAGAACAGGATGTCCGCGACCAGATAGCCACTGTTGAACTTCAACGGAATCAGACCGTACATCGGCTCCATACCCGGCTTCTCGGCACGGAAGCGGTACTGGCCGAAGCTGGTGGCCTTGTAGGTCTTGCTGACGGGGTTCTTCAGTACCAGCGGTGCGTCCTGGTTGATCTTGATGGCAAGATCCGGATCGGTGGAGCGCAGCGAAGTGGTGGCGGTGCAGGCCGAAAGCAGTACGGCACTAACGGCTACGGCAAGAATGTGTTTGGCGTTCATCTTTAAGTCCCTTGTTGTCCATCGAAAAATCGACAGCTCTCATCCAGCCGGCTCTACCGGGGCTGTTGGCCATCCATTGCGGCGCGCACTATAGGGCATGGGCCAATAATGGCCAACAGCCATCCTGACAGACGGTTCGCTTTCTTGATTGCCGTCACGCAAGAAGAGAAAACACGACACCTCCCCCTATAATCGCCGACCGGTCACGCGCCCTGCCGAGCAAACGAGCGCATCGTGAGTCGTAGAAAACAAGACTGATCAGCAAAGGTGTCGATCATGGCCAAGGCCGGCGGTAAGCAGTTCAAATCCATCAGGCTCGAGCGTCTGGCGCGTTTCATCGACTGGGCGACGGCGCGCTATCCGGATTTCAATGCGAAGAAGCATCATCAGGAAAAGTGGTTCACGCCTTACATTGGCTATCCCATCGCCGGGCTCGGGCGCGCAGCCAAGGCGTTCTGGCTGGGGCTGCATGGGCAGGCGGTGGATGAACTGCTGGCCGAACCTGCCGCAGACGAGCTGCTCGATCGGGTCGTCAGCCGCGACCTCGGCGAGATTCTCTGCAGCGTCGATCTGTTCGGCAGCGAGAAGACCTTCAGCCTGGGCTCCCCGCCCCATCTGCTGGAACCTGAGTGGGCGCTGCGTCTGGACGACAGCCCGCAGCGCGGCGATTTCGCCGGCAACCTGAAACAGGCCGTGCAGCGCTACGTGCGCAATCGGCTGCAGGTGCTCGAACGGCCCTTTGCCGAGATGGATGAAGACGAGCGTCAGCGCTGTCTGGCGCGCATTCGACCGGAGCTGTCGCGACTCGACGAGTTCCTGCCGCATGCCGTCGCCACGCTCAACGAGATCCGCCACGAGCTGCGCTACGTGGTGCCGTTGCGACGCGACAGTCTCGTGCTCGAACTGCAGCGCCGCATCCCCGCTGGCCAGGATCATCTGCTCGGCGCGACCGAGGTCGAGGCTTGGAAAAGAAAGGACCGGGAGGAGCTGCAGGCCACCTTCGAGCGCATGCTCGAGCTCGCCGACGGCTTCGACCTGCAGCTGCTCGGGCACAAGCGCCTGACCGAACTCTTCGCGCTCGAACCCGGACGCATGCGCAAGGCGATCCGTGCCGCCCGCCGCGAGCATGAGGAGAAAATGGCGTTTGCCGTGCTGCTGGAGAACAACCCGCGCTTCGTCCACTACCACAAGCTCTACCCGGCCCGGCGCCTGACGCGCCGCTGGACCGCCCTGCTCGGCCCGACCAACAGCGGCAAGACCCACCGTTCCATCGAGGCGATGGCGGCGGCCGAGCATGGCATCTACCTGTCGCCGCTGCGGCTGATGGCGCTGGAGAATCAGGAGCGCATCGAATCGATGGGTGTGCCCTGCTCGCTGGTAACCGGCGAGGAAGAAATCATCCGCGAAGGCGCCACGCACTTCTGCTGCACCGTGGAGGAGTTCGCCCGTTTCCGCCATCAGCACTGGGACGTAGTGGTGGTCGATGAAGTGCAGATGATGGCCGACCCGCAACGCGGCTGGGCCTGGGTCGATGCCTTGGTCAGCGCGCACACGCCGCAACTGATGATGACCGGCCCGGCGCTTATCGAGCCCTCTTTGCGCACCCTCTGCGACCTCTGCGAGGACAAGCTGGTGGTGCAGCGCACCAAGCGCCTGTCGCCGGTCGAAGTCGCCCGCCATGCCACGACGCTGGAGCGCCTGGAACCCGGCTCGCTGCTGGTGGCGTTCAGTCGCAAGTTGGTGCTCGAACTCAAGGGCATGCTCGAAAGCGCCGGCAAGAGCGTCTCGGTGGTCTACGGTGCGCTCTCGCCGGAGGTGCGTCGCGAACAGGCCCGGCGCTTTCGCGAAGGCGAGGCGGACATCATGGTCGCCACCGATGCAGTCGGCATGGGCCTCAACCTGCCGGCGCATACGCTGTGCTTCTATACGGACGAAAAGTTCGACGGCATCCAGAATCGTCAGCTCAAGGTACAGGAGGTCAAGCAGATCGGCGGTCGGGCCGGGCGTTTCGGCCACCACGACAGCGGCGAGATCACCGCGCTCGATCCGCAGACGCTCAAGTCCATCCGCCGCCTGTTCAACAGCCCGGATGCGCCGGTGGACCTGAGTCAGTTCCAGGTGCGCCCGTCCATCGATCACCTCTCCGCCATTTCCGAACTGATGGGCGAGCCGAGCCTGCTGCGCGCCTGGCTGACCTTCAACCGCAATATCAACTACGGAGAGGCCTTCATCTCGATATTGCCGGACGAACTGGCCGAATGGATCGAGCTGATCGACGATCCGAAGATTCCGCTCTGGCTGCGCTGGACGTTCGCCTGCACGCCGATCCGTGGCGGCTTCGACAGCCCGGCCAGTCAGCATGCCCAACGCTGGATCAAGCGGGTCGCCGAAGGCCATGCCATTCCGATGCCCAAGCTGCTGCTTGGTGCCGATCTGGCCGGTCTG
Protein-coding regions in this window:
- a CDS encoding SUV3 family DEAD/DEAH box RNA helicase; translation: MAKAGGKQFKSIRLERLARFIDWATARYPDFNAKKHHQEKWFTPYIGYPIAGLGRAAKAFWLGLHGQAVDELLAEPAADELLDRVVSRDLGEILCSVDLFGSEKTFSLGSPPHLLEPEWALRLDDSPQRGDFAGNLKQAVQRYVRNRLQVLERPFAEMDEDERQRCLARIRPELSRLDEFLPHAVATLNEIRHELRYVVPLRRDSLVLELQRRIPAGQDHLLGATEVEAWKRKDREELQATFERMLELADGFDLQLLGHKRLTELFALEPGRMRKAIRAARREHEEKMAFAVLLENNPRFVHYHKLYPARRLTRRWTALLGPTNSGKTHRSIEAMAAAEHGIYLSPLRLMALENQERIESMGVPCSLVTGEEEIIREGATHFCCTVEEFARFRHQHWDVVVVDEVQMMADPQRGWAWVDALVSAHTPQLMMTGPALIEPSLRTLCDLCEDKLVVQRTKRLSPVEVARHATTLERLEPGSLLVAFSRKLVLELKGMLESAGKSVSVVYGALSPEVRREQARRFREGEADIMVATDAVGMGLNLPAHTLCFYTDEKFDGIQNRQLKVQEVKQIGGRAGRFGHHDSGEITALDPQTLKSIRRLFNSPDAPVDLSQFQVRPSIDHLSAISELMGEPSLLRAWLTFNRNINYGEAFISILPDELAEWIELIDDPKIPLWLRWTFACTPIRGGFDSPASQHAQRWIKRVAEGHAIPMPKLLLGADLAGLESTLHVVETYLHLARSLPEHFPEHDDGEAARKLLNDAITRELSRQRKPRAARRSGGRKAGRRR